One genomic segment of Gadus chalcogrammus isolate NIFS_2021 chromosome 3, NIFS_Gcha_1.0, whole genome shotgun sequence includes these proteins:
- the LOC130377376 gene encoding uncharacterized protein LOC130377376 produces MDCSSEETHRSDSPYWVYRGPSTPSPSSSPAMDDSVSSNEDIENQMPDGMSNASTPVSNYVDSCGDAVLLNAPLKRTRPVLGLRDRSAGDSFTHVGEYGLEYVISWVDGCVILKAKDCATEWRMNVHEWNFFFENLCPMLDGDEGTWHGGPHVYNWTFQYEPRIQHRLECAFQHESRIHCMGANYHTKNPQDFIFFRCGVDTHALPPCGDMHCIGCSPLRTSVLEAAVYFDNVFFMQWADLSALRGIFAEIDSMAKTDEEPWNTTADECRMCLFESSGFDEGAHAQVNDEHVEGGGVAMETADLKAVQPGPHWLHEYAVYLTGLNLTFLHTGEDSELEVDTAMRDDGWPVSTQIRLNPPSLAVLRFTTGLCVVAIISHQKQAVCWGCQCDCPSQRRHSCLQGASRHHYESHYQDICVILDRHPFLLLLETVLKKTTGLTVSPGKIYGVVESFLCDLIGNTYDTEKLDSLAAVEVSDEHLLLIHEAIQMWRPTLSFGKPKPGGGGWRL; encoded by the exons ATGGACTGCTCATCAGAAGAAACCCATAGATCAGATAGTCCTTATTGGGTGTATAGGGGCCCTAGTACCCCGTCGCCATCGTCTTCCCCCGCCATGGACGACTCTGTGTCGAGCAATGAGGACATTGAAAACCAGATGCCTGATGGTATGTCCAACGCTAGTACGCCAGTGTCTAACTATGTCGATAGTTGTGGAGATGCGGTACTGCTTAATGCTCCACTCAAAAGAACGAGGCCTGTTTTAGGCTTGAGGGACCGGAGTGCCGGGGATTCATTCACCCACGTTGGCGAATACGGCTTGGAGTATGTAATATCATGGGTCGATGGCTGTGTTATTTTGAAAGCTAAAGATTGTGCTACAGAGTGGCGGATGAACGTTCACGAGTGGAATTTTTTCTTTGAGAATTTATGCCCCATGCTAGACGGTGACGAGGGTACATGGCATGGGGGACCCCATGTATACAATTGGACCTTTCAGTATGAACCGAGGATTCAACATCGTTTGGAATGCGCCTTTCAGCATGAATCGAGGATTCATTGCATGGGGGCAAACTATCATACGAAGAACCCAcaggatttcatttttttcagatgCGGCGTTGATACACACGCGCTACCACCGTGCGGTGATATGCATTGCATCGGTTGCTCTCCTCTACGCACCAGTGTTTTAGAAGCTGCtgtttattttgataatgtctttttcatgCAGTGGGCTGATCTGTCTGCACTACGTGGAATTTTTGCAGAGATTGATTCTATGGCTAAGACGGATgaagaaccatggaacacaacTGCTGATGAATGCCGAATGTGCCTGTTTGAGTCGTCTGGGTTTGATGAGGGGGCAcatg cacaggtcaatgatgaacatgtggaaggtgggggtgtggctatgGAGACTGCTGATTTAAAGGCTGTACAACCCGGACCCCACTGGCTTCACGAGTATGCCGTCTATCTGACCGGATTGAATCTGACCTTCCTACACACCGGCGAGGAcagtgagctggaggtggacacaGCTATGAGAGATGACGGATGGCCTGTATCAACACAGATCCGTTTAAACCCTCCATCGCTGGCTGTTCTGCGATTTACCACGGGGCTCTGTGTGGTAGCCATCATCAGCCATCAGAAGCAAGCGGTCTGCTGGGGATGCCAGTGTGATTGTCCAAGTCAACGACGCCATTCATGCCTGCAGGGAGCGTCACGTCATCACTACGAATCCCACTACCAGGACATTTGTGTTATCCTGGACAGACACCCCTTCCTGTTACTTTTagaaactgttttaaagaagACTACAGGGTTGACTGTGTCCCCCGGAAAAATCTATGGCGTGGTCGAATCTTTTCTATGTGATTTAATAGGCAATACCTATGATACCGAAAAACTGGATTCACTGGCTGCCGTAGAAGTGTCCGATGAACATCTGCTTCTGATACATGAAGCCATACAAATGTGGCGTCCTACATTGTCATTTGGCAAACCaaagcctggtggtggtgggtggcgtTTATAA